The proteins below are encoded in one region of bacterium:
- a CDS encoding NADH-quinone oxidoreductase subunit D, with product MPDRFIETDHGESDVMEIQMGPSHPASHGTVKFNLKLDGETILDVDVEIGYLHRGFEKMCEQGTWNHCFPYADRLNYASPILNNVGFALALEKLAGIETPERCQYIRVIGGEISRITDHLTCLGMAASEIGAISAGFYMLEAREFLYDLVEAITGARLTVTWCRLGGVTKDLPPDMTERVRAAFAHTHKVMADCDKLLSKNRIFVDRMADVGIIPREDAIAWGLTGPLLRATGVPFDVRKAEPYLVYDRFDFEVPTGTTGDNYDRFMVRFAEIFQSMKIVEQAMAQLPDGPVIATDPRFVLPPKQEVYGTIEGLMNHFKLVIEGQKIPAGEAFVCTEGGNGELGFYLVSDGSGRPYRVRVRPPCFYAMAALGDMLKGEMVADIITTFGQLNMIGGECDR from the coding sequence ATGCCGGATCGGTTCATCGAAACCGACCACGGCGAGAGCGACGTGATGGAGATCCAGATGGGCCCGTCCCATCCGGCCTCCCACGGCACCGTCAAGTTCAACCTGAAGCTCGACGGCGAGACGATCCTCGATGTCGACGTCGAGATCGGCTACCTGCACCGCGGCTTCGAGAAGATGTGCGAGCAGGGGACGTGGAACCACTGCTTCCCCTACGCCGACCGCCTCAACTACGCGTCGCCGATCCTCAACAACGTCGGCTTCGCACTCGCGCTCGAGAAGCTGGCGGGGATCGAGACGCCGGAGCGCTGCCAGTACATCCGCGTCATCGGCGGGGAGATCTCGCGCATCACCGACCACCTCACCTGTCTCGGCATGGCCGCGAGCGAGATCGGCGCGATCTCCGCGGGCTTCTACATGCTCGAGGCGCGCGAGTTCCTCTACGACCTCGTCGAGGCGATCACCGGCGCCCGGCTGACGGTCACCTGGTGCCGCCTGGGCGGCGTCACGAAGGATCTGCCGCCCGACATGACCGAGCGCGTGCGTGCGGCGTTCGCGCACACGCACAAGGTCATGGCGGACTGCGACAAGCTGCTGTCGAAGAACCGCATCTTCGTCGACCGCATGGCCGACGTCGGCATCATCCCGCGCGAGGACGCGATCGCCTGGGGGCTCACGGGCCCGCTGCTGCGCGCGACCGGCGTGCCGTTCGACGTCCGTAAGGCGGAGCCCTACCTCGTCTACGACCGCTTCGACTTCGAGGTCCCGACCGGTACCACGGGCGACAACTACGATCGCTTCATGGTGCGCTTCGCCGAGATCTTCCAGAGCATGAAGATCGTCGAGCAGGCGATGGCGCAGCTGCCGGACGGGCCGGTCATCGCCACCGATCCGCGCTTCGTCCTGCCGCCGAAGCAGGAGGTCTACGGCACGATCGAGGGCTTGATGAACCACTTCAAGCTCGTGATCGAGGGCCAGAAGATCCCCGCCGGCGAGGCGTTCGTCTGCACCGAGGGCGGCAACGGCGAGCTCGGGTTCTACCTCGTGAGCGACGGCAGCGGCCGGCCCTATCGCGTGCGCGTGCGGCCGCCGTGCTTCTACGCCATGGCGGCGCTCGGCGACATGCTGAAGGGCGAGATGGTCGCGGACATCATCACCACCTTCGGACAGCTGAACATGATCGGGGGCGAGTGTGACCGCTGA
- a CDS encoding NADH-quinone oxidoreductase subunit J, with the protein MEGAAAAGAGERHGHGVHRAARRGSDVSIPLFLLLALLTVGAALLVVVHRNPVYSALGLVSTLFLLAVLFIGLDAHLVAVLQIIVYAGAIVVLFLFVIMLLNLQVEQRVAGTPVLAGLATLGGLVLGGFVLDALHRAPVLTLPAVDAGFGGTEPLARRLFTHYLLPFELTSVLLLVAIVGAVVIGKRRGA; encoded by the coding sequence CTGGAAGGGGCTGCTGCCGCTGGCGCTGGCGAACGTCATGGTCACGGCGTTCATCGTGCTGCTCGTCGAGGGTCGGACGTGAGCATCCCGCTGTTCCTGTTGCTGGCGCTGCTCACGGTCGGAGCGGCGCTGCTCGTCGTCGTCCACCGCAACCCGGTGTACAGCGCGCTCGGGCTGGTCTCGACGCTGTTCCTGCTCGCCGTCCTGTTCATCGGGCTCGACGCGCATCTCGTCGCCGTGCTGCAGATCATCGTCTACGCCGGCGCCATCGTCGTGCTCTTCCTCTTCGTGATCATGCTGCTCAATCTCCAGGTCGAGCAGCGGGTCGCGGGGACGCCCGTGCTGGCGGGGCTGGCGACGTTGGGAGGGCTCGTCCTCGGCGGCTTCGTGCTCGATGCGCTGCACCGCGCGCCCGTGCTGACGCTGCCCGCGGTCGATGCGGGGTTCGGCGGCACCGAGCCGCTCGCCCGCCGGCTCTTCACCCACTATCTGCTGCCGTTCGAGCTCACCTCGGTGCTGCTGCTGGTCGCCATCGTGGGTGCGGTCGTGATCGGCAAGCGACGGGGGGCGTGA
- a CDS encoding NDP-sugar synthase → MIRHAMVLAAGRGTRLAPLTDTLPKPLMPVGGRPLLEHLLTFLRAGGIDEVVINLHHLGDRIEATIGDGSRFGLCVRYSREQEIRDTGGGIKHAAPLLGREPFVVVNGDSLLELDLRAVTSFHETRGGLATLAVRPDPDAARYGLVELDAGDRVRRIAGLPADAAVPAPLRPFMFPGLHVLEPEVLDWMDDGAAFSITRVTYPRLLAAGRAIHGYATDARWVTIDTPEALAAADALLTRRPFRF, encoded by the coding sequence ATGATCCGCCACGCGATGGTGCTCGCGGCCGGACGCGGCACGCGGCTCGCGCCGCTCACCGACACGCTGCCGAAGCCCCTCATGCCCGTCGGCGGCCGGCCGCTGCTCGAGCACCTCCTCACCTTCCTGCGCGCCGGCGGCATCGACGAGGTCGTGATCAACCTCCATCACCTCGGCGACCGCATCGAAGCCACCATCGGCGACGGCAGCCGCTTCGGCCTGTGCGTCCGCTACTCGCGCGAGCAGGAGATCCGCGACACCGGCGGCGGCATCAAGCACGCCGCGCCGCTGCTCGGGCGCGAGCCGTTCGTGGTGGTCAACGGCGACAGCCTGCTCGAGCTGGACCTCCGCGCGGTGACCAGCTTTCACGAGACGCGCGGCGGGCTGGCGACGCTCGCGGTCCGCCCCGATCCCGACGCCGCCCGCTACGGCCTCGTCGAGCTCGACGCCGGCGATCGCGTGCGCCGCATCGCCGGCCTTCCCGCCGACGCCGCCGTTCCGGCGCCGCTGCGCCCGTTCATGTTCCCGGGGCTGCACGTCCTCGAGCCGGAGGTGCTCGATTGGATGGACGATGGGGCGGCGTTCAGCATCACGCGCGTCACCTATCCGCGCCTGCTCGCCGCCGGGAGGGCGATCCACGGATACGCCACCGATGCACGCTGGGTGACGATCGACACGCCGGAGGCGCTCGCCGCGGCCGACGCCCTGCTCACCCGCCGGCCGTTCCGGTTCTGA
- a CDS encoding NADH-quinone oxidoreductase subunit C, with protein sequence MTPDEVLAATAALLPAATPAAPELVRGDAVVLLPREGITEALTRLRDDPALRFEVLVDVTCVDYRGRTPRFEVVYQLRSLTHRHRLRVKVGVPEDDARIPSAFSVWRSASWGEREAYDLFGVEFTGHPDLRRLLLYPEFVGHPLRKDYKLDQRHPLVPERDPIVDPWASRGGER encoded by the coding sequence ATGACGCCCGACGAGGTGCTGGCCGCGACCGCGGCCCTGCTCCCCGCTGCCACGCCGGCGGCGCCCGAGCTGGTGCGCGGCGACGCGGTCGTGCTGCTGCCGCGCGAGGGAATCACCGAGGCGCTCACGCGCCTGCGCGACGACCCGGCGCTCCGCTTCGAGGTGCTGGTCGACGTCACCTGCGTCGACTACCGGGGCCGCACGCCGCGCTTCGAGGTCGTCTACCAGCTGCGCTCGCTCACCCACCGGCATCGCCTGCGGGTGAAGGTCGGCGTGCCCGAGGACGACGCGCGCATCCCGAGCGCGTTCTCCGTGTGGCGGTCGGCGTCGTGGGGCGAGCGCGAGGCGTACGACCTCTTCGGGGTCGAGTTCACCGGCCATCCCGACCTGCGCCGCCTGCTGTTGTATCCGGAGTTCGTCGGCCATCCCCTGCGCAAGGACTACAAGCTCGACCAGCGGCACCCGCTGGTGCCCGAGCGCGATCCCATCGTCGATCCGTGGGCGTCGCGCGGAGGGGAGCGCTAG
- a CDS encoding patatin-like phospholipase family protein, whose product MGLTIVHKSDLTARKRNPRVALVLAGGAVTGGAYKLGGLKALDDFLVNRKTTDFDIYVGLSAGSFLAAPLAGGVTPVEMLRSLEGVSENFSQFGAADFYGFNVEEMLKKPLEFLLDLVSYVPGVLYDVLVQTPAVMRALEAPLARARQQPTLDNLVECTKPIIDALGSAREFPFPLAYLPSGLFDNHTIERYLRGNIERRGMTNDFRVLYRVRGIELYIVAMNLDTAERVVFGHDEDTSLTISEAVQASTALPGFYKPARLKGVDYVDGGVRRTANIDVAIEHGADLVICYNPFRPFSNRVVRRFHPERNAYMLEGRPLADQGMLTVLNQVFRTLLHSRLQLGIRQYQDDPNFQGDIILVEPAETDLTFFRMAPLNLWAGKSAGAHGYLSVTETVESHYDLIRQILQSYGIQMTRKEVREGLERLLTSDSSDAPDDVLLRDVPKRNLHVA is encoded by the coding sequence ATGGGACTGACGATCGTCCACAAGAGCGACCTCACCGCCCGCAAGCGCAACCCCCGGGTGGCGCTCGTGCTGGCGGGAGGCGCGGTCACCGGCGGCGCCTACAAGCTCGGCGGCCTGAAGGCGCTCGACGACTTCCTCGTCAACCGCAAGACGACCGACTTCGACATCTACGTCGGCCTGTCCGCCGGCTCGTTCCTCGCCGCGCCGCTCGCGGGCGGCGTCACGCCCGTCGAGATGCTGCGCTCGCTCGAGGGCGTCTCCGAGAACTTCTCGCAGTTCGGGGCCGCCGACTTCTACGGCTTCAACGTCGAGGAGATGCTGAAGAAGCCGCTCGAGTTCCTGCTCGACCTGGTGAGCTACGTCCCCGGCGTCCTCTACGACGTGCTCGTACAGACGCCGGCGGTGATGCGCGCGCTCGAAGCGCCGCTGGCGCGCGCGCGCCAGCAGCCGACGCTCGACAATCTCGTCGAGTGCACCAAGCCGATCATCGACGCGCTCGGCTCCGCGCGCGAGTTCCCCTTCCCGCTCGCGTACCTGCCGTCGGGGCTCTTCGACAATCACACGATCGAGCGCTACCTGCGCGGGAACATCGAGCGCCGCGGCATGACGAACGACTTCCGCGTCCTCTATCGGGTGCGCGGGATCGAGCTCTACATCGTCGCCATGAACCTCGATACGGCGGAGCGCGTGGTGTTCGGCCACGACGAGGACACGTCGCTCACGATCTCCGAGGCGGTGCAGGCGTCGACGGCGCTGCCGGGCTTCTACAAGCCGGCGCGGCTGAAGGGCGTCGACTACGTCGACGGCGGCGTGCGGCGCACGGCGAACATCGACGTCGCCATCGAGCACGGGGCGGATCTGGTCATCTGCTACAACCCGTTCCGGCCCTTCTCGAATCGTGTCGTGCGACGCTTCCACCCCGAGCGCAACGCCTACATGCTCGAAGGTCGGCCGCTCGCGGACCAGGGCATGCTCACGGTCCTGAACCAGGTGTTCCGCACCCTGCTCCACTCGCGCCTCCAGCTCGGCATCCGCCAGTACCAGGACGACCCCAACTTCCAGGGCGACATCATCCTCGTCGAGCCCGCCGAGACCGATCTCACCTTCTTCCGCATGGCGCCGCTCAATCTGTGGGCGGGCAAGAGCGCCGGAGCGCACGGCTATCTGTCGGTCACCGAGACGGTCGAGTCGCACTACGACCTGATCCGGCAGATCCTCCAGAGCTACGGCATCCAGATGACCCGGAAGGAGGTCCGCGAGGGCCTCGAGCGGCTCCTCACGAGCGACAGCAGCGACGCACCCGACGACGTGCTCCTGCGCGACGTGCCCAAGCGCAACCTCCACGTAGCCTGA
- the gcvH gene encoding glycine cleavage system protein GcvH encodes MADTLKFTEDHLWVRVEGNRAQVGISEYGQSELGEVIAVEAPDVGDEMEKGEPFGEIESVRTVQELISPLSGPVTAVNTELDDQPRLVNEDPLHEGWLVEIEMADESELDDLMDLDEYEEFAAGGEEG; translated from the coding sequence ATGGCTGACACGCTCAAGTTCACCGAAGATCACCTATGGGTGCGCGTCGAGGGAAATCGCGCGCAGGTCGGCATCTCGGAGTACGGGCAGAGCGAGCTGGGCGAGGTCATCGCGGTCGAAGCCCCCGACGTGGGCGACGAGATGGAGAAGGGCGAGCCCTTCGGCGAGATCGAGAGCGTGCGCACCGTCCAGGAGCTGATCTCACCCCTCAGCGGGCCGGTGACCGCGGTCAACACCGAGCTCGACGACCAGCCCCGTCTGGTCAACGAGGACCCGCTCCACGAGGGGTGGCTGGTCGAGATCGAGATGGCCGACGAGTCCGAGCTCGACGACCTCATGGACCTCGACGAGTACGAAGAGTTCGCCGCCGGCGGCGAAGAGGGCTGA
- a CDS encoding alpha/beta fold hydrolase yields MIRTIPVVAESPRYTPPLLYLPGLWCRAAAFGGIPGALAHRGWEGAMLEFAASERGGVEARAEAVAAHVRGLPSPPVLVGHDAGGIVALAVAQRVPLVALILLAPLAAGAWSLRLLVRRLDAFLALLRGRPVPPPHLTLLARVLGALPAGGIPALVPEPADLVLDVLRRRRSLVPPPPPVLVVAGARDVQLGPEAAAAMAARLGAEHRSVADAGHWLACEPSWYATAATIHRWLIRRLGEDVLELHAEAMAERGDDPD; encoded by the coding sequence GTGATCCGCACCATCCCCGTCGTCGCCGAGAGCCCGCGCTACACGCCTCCGCTGCTGTACCTGCCGGGCCTGTGGTGTCGAGCCGCTGCGTTCGGGGGAATCCCGGGCGCCCTGGCGCATCGCGGGTGGGAAGGGGCGATGCTCGAGTTCGCCGCGAGCGAGCGCGGCGGCGTCGAGGCCAGGGCCGAGGCCGTCGCCGCGCATGTACGCGGCCTCCCGAGCCCTCCCGTGCTGGTGGGGCACGACGCGGGCGGCATCGTGGCGTTGGCCGTTGCGCAGCGCGTACCGCTCGTGGCCCTGATCCTGCTCGCGCCGCTTGCCGCCGGTGCCTGGTCGCTGCGCCTCCTGGTGCGTCGTCTCGACGCGTTCCTGGCGCTGCTGCGCGGTCGTCCCGTACCTCCTCCCCATCTCACGTTGCTGGCGCGGGTCCTCGGCGCGCTGCCGGCGGGGGGTATCCCCGCGCTCGTCCCCGAGCCGGCGGACCTGGTCCTCGACGTGCTGCGCAGACGTCGGTCGCTGGTGCCGCCGCCGCCTCCCGTGCTCGTCGTCGCGGGCGCACGGGACGTGCAGCTTGGTCCGGAAGCCGCCGCCGCCATGGCGGCGCGCCTGGGAGCCGAACATCGCAGCGTCGCGGACGCCGGTCACTGGCTTGCGTGCGAGCCGTCGTGGTACGCGACCGCCGCGACCATCCACCGTTGGCTGATACGGCGCCTCGGGGAGGACGTGCTCGAGCTCCACGCCGAGGCGATGGCCGAGCGGGGAGACGACCCGGACTGA
- the ndhC gene encoding NADH-quinone oxidoreductase subunit A — translation MKFEYVPVLVTLAIAAAVPSLFLLVSALFGPRQPNPVKDEPFECGNPSSGPAWGRFSVKFYLTAILFIIFDVEVVFLYPWAILFRELGLFGFIEMLVFMAILTLGLVYVWRKGALEWD, via the coding sequence ATGAAGTTCGAGTACGTTCCCGTCCTGGTGACGTTGGCGATCGCGGCTGCCGTGCCGTCGCTGTTCCTGCTCGTCAGCGCGCTGTTCGGACCGCGGCAGCCGAACCCCGTGAAAGACGAGCCGTTCGAGTGCGGCAACCCTTCGAGCGGTCCGGCATGGGGACGCTTCTCGGTCAAATTCTATCTGACCGCGATCCTCTTCATCATCTTCGACGTCGAGGTCGTGTTCCTCTATCCGTGGGCGATACTCTTCCGCGAGCTCGGTCTGTTCGGGTTCATCGAGATGCTCGTCTTCATGGCGATCCTGACGCTCGGGCTCGTGTACGTGTGGCGCAAGGGCGCCCTCGAGTGGGACTGA
- a CDS encoding NAD(P)H-dependent oxidoreductase subunit E — translation MPTLWLAQREFGWLSVPVQEYVAELMELPLAWVSSVASFYTQYWKQPVGRHHLQLCRNLPCLLRGAGELRDCIRERLGIGHGETTADGRFSLEEVECLASCGTAPVVQLSNDAYYENLDVPTLLELIERLQTA, via the coding sequence ATGCCGACGCTGTGGCTCGCGCAGCGCGAGTTCGGCTGGCTCTCGGTGCCGGTGCAGGAGTACGTCGCGGAGCTGATGGAGCTGCCGCTGGCGTGGGTCAGCTCGGTCGCGTCCTTCTATACCCAGTACTGGAAGCAGCCGGTCGGGCGGCACCATCTCCAGCTCTGCCGCAACCTGCCGTGCCTGTTGCGCGGGGCGGGCGAGCTGCGCGACTGCATCCGCGAACGGCTCGGCATCGGCCACGGCGAGACCACGGCCGACGGCCGCTTCTCGCTGGAAGAGGTCGAGTGCCTCGCCTCCTGCGGCACGGCGCCGGTCGTCCAGCTGAGCAACGACGCCTACTACGAGAACCTCGACGTCCCGACGCTGCTCGAGCTCATCGAGCGGCTCCAGACGGCATGA
- a CDS encoding NADH-quinone oxidoreductase subunit H yields the protein MALDAAIAAAKALFIIFIVLQVMGMGVFFERKVSAIIQDRIGANRAAIFGVAAFGIVNTLVADPIKFLLKEDVRPAGADRLLHTLAPILSVIPALAAFAVLPFGDVLILESGHTINLQAAALNVGILYVLAMASLGVYGVVLAGWASNNRWSLLGGIRGSAQMISYEIAMGLALIGVVLVYDTLDLQEMARAQGHMIFGWIPAWGVLYQPVGFLIFLTAGIAESKRIPFDLPESESELVSGYFTEYSGAKHLMFMMADFVEVVLVAGLVTTIFFGGWQVPWLGREGFDLPGGHFVALPSLVVVLLQVTAFILKMIFFTWLQIVLRWTLPRFRYDQLMTLGWKGLLPLALANVMVTAFIVLLVEGRT from the coding sequence ATGGCTCTCGACGCCGCGATCGCCGCCGCCAAGGCGCTCTTCATCATCTTCATCGTGCTCCAGGTGATGGGGATGGGCGTCTTCTTCGAGCGCAAGGTGAGCGCGATCATCCAGGATCGCATCGGCGCCAACCGCGCCGCCATCTTCGGCGTCGCCGCCTTCGGCATCGTCAACACGCTGGTCGCCGATCCGATCAAGTTCCTCCTGAAGGAGGACGTTCGCCCGGCGGGCGCCGACAGGCTCTTGCATACGTTGGCGCCCATTCTGAGCGTCATCCCGGCGCTCGCGGCGTTCGCCGTGCTGCCGTTCGGCGACGTGCTGATCCTCGAGAGTGGCCACACGATCAACCTCCAGGCCGCGGCGCTGAACGTCGGCATCCTCTACGTGCTCGCGATGGCGTCGCTCGGCGTCTACGGCGTGGTGCTCGCCGGCTGGGCGTCGAACAACCGCTGGTCGCTGCTCGGCGGCATCCGCGGCTCGGCCCAGATGATCTCGTACGAGATCGCCATGGGGCTGGCGCTGATCGGCGTCGTGCTGGTGTACGACACGCTCGATCTCCAGGAGATGGCGCGCGCGCAGGGCCACATGATCTTCGGGTGGATTCCGGCGTGGGGCGTGCTCTACCAGCCCGTCGGCTTCCTCATCTTCCTCACCGCCGGCATCGCCGAGTCGAAGCGCATCCCGTTCGACCTGCCGGAGAGCGAGTCGGAGCTGGTGAGCGGCTACTTCACCGAGTACTCGGGCGCGAAGCACCTCATGTTCATGATGGCCGACTTCGTCGAGGTGGTGCTCGTCGCAGGCCTCGTGACGACGATCTTCTTCGGCGGCTGGCAGGTGCCGTGGCTGGGACGCGAGGGCTTCGATCTGCCGGGCGGGCACTTCGTCGCGCTACCGTCGCTGGTCGTGGTGCTCCTCCAGGTGACGGCGTTCATCCTCAAGATGATCTTCTTCACCTGGCTCCAGATCGTGCTGCGCTGGACGCTGCCGCGCTTCCGCTACGACCAGCTGATGACGCTCGGCTGGAAGGGGCTGCTGCCGCTGGCGCTGGCGAACGTCATGGTCACGGCGTTCATCGTGCTGCTCGTCGAGGGTCGGACGTGA
- a CDS encoding phosphoadenylyl-sulfate reductase, with protein sequence MIATAEELDLAATNAELEKAAPQEILAWTWKRFAPDVILTCSFQHDGVILAHMLRDVAPEVPVVFVNTGFHFPETLRYRDEIVARLGIKLVELQPIMAREEFAERHGLDLYARDPDLCCHINKVEPLKRFLPGVRAWINGRRRDQSGGRQAIRVVEAFQGGLYKVNPLAGWTSRDSFYYLEQHGIPTHPLFEQGYASIGCAPCTRPVLPGEDERDGRWAGLGKTECGLHTFLDPKE encoded by the coding sequence ATGATCGCGACCGCGGAGGAACTCGACCTCGCGGCGACCAACGCCGAGCTCGAGAAGGCCGCTCCCCAGGAGATCCTGGCCTGGACGTGGAAGCGCTTCGCGCCGGACGTCATCCTCACCTGCTCCTTCCAGCACGACGGCGTGATCCTGGCGCACATGCTGCGCGACGTCGCCCCGGAGGTCCCCGTCGTCTTCGTCAACACGGGCTTCCACTTTCCCGAGACGCTGCGCTACCGCGACGAGATCGTCGCGCGCCTGGGCATCAAGCTGGTCGAGCTGCAGCCGATCATGGCGCGCGAGGAGTTCGCCGAGCGCCACGGGCTCGACCTCTACGCCCGCGACCCCGACCTGTGCTGCCACATCAACAAGGTCGAGCCCCTGAAGCGGTTCCTCCCCGGCGTCCGGGCCTGGATCAACGGCCGGCGCCGCGACCAGTCCGGGGGGCGCCAGGCCATCCGCGTCGTGGAGGCGTTCCAGGGCGGGCTCTACAAGGTCAACCCGCTCGCCGGCTGGACCTCACGCGACAGCTTCTACTACCTGGAGCAGCACGGGATTCCGACGCACCCGCTCTTCGAGCAGGGCTACGCCAGCATCGGCTGCGCGCCGTGCACCCGTCCCGTCCTCCCCGGTGAGGACGAGCGCGACGGGCGCTGGGCCGGCCTCGGCAAGACCGAGTGCGGCCTGCACACCTTCCTCGATCCGAAGGAGTGA
- a CDS encoding septum formation initiator family protein — translation MGITIAAVAWSVLFGADGISRLLDLQAKRQELGSATVERMQENDTLRNEIEKLRADASHLEALARRQLGLVRADEVVYRFGRHAGVPPR, via the coding sequence TTGGGGATTACCATCGCCGCGGTCGCCTGGTCGGTTCTCTTCGGGGCCGACGGCATCAGCCGCCTCCTCGATCTCCAGGCCAAGCGCCAGGAGTTGGGCTCCGCGACCGTGGAGCGGATGCAGGAGAACGACACGCTCCGTAACGAAATCGAGAAGCTGCGCGCCGACGCCAGCCACCTCGAGGCGCTCGCGCGCCGCCAGCTGGGGCTCGTGCGGGCGGACGAGGTGGTCTATCGCTTCGGACGCCACGCGGGCGTCCCGCCGCGCTGA
- a CDS encoding phosphotransferase: protein MSAALPHDALARVVERAFGADAHCERADALHGDASTRRYLRLHLRGAPAPTAIAMVLGEGRFTPGSDEIVGGGPAVTELPYVNVGRWLAAHDFPIPRLWHDAAADEGLLLVEDVGDTTLFAATCGDPARTEPLFAGAVDLLVALQVAGARAPDPACYAFHRRFDAALARAELEHFVDHGVETRHGRVLPAAERRALLRALEPVVAPFEDAATVLSHRDYMAWNVHIQDGRLRLIDFQDALCAPDAFDLAQLLTDRTTPERIDVALEQRLIARFVAARAAAGWPVPSGFEERYRLCALQHAFKVIGRFWYLERVKGKPGYFAYLPAVYGLARRLLAATPALAPIRPRLAALVPELAPS, encoded by the coding sequence ATGTCGGCGGCGCTCCCACACGACGCGCTCGCGCGCGTGGTCGAGCGCGCCTTCGGCGCCGACGCGCACTGCGAGCGCGCGGACGCGCTGCACGGCGACGCCTCCACGCGCCGCTATCTGCGCCTCCATCTGCGCGGCGCACCCGCACCGACGGCGATCGCCATGGTGCTCGGCGAAGGCCGCTTCACGCCGGGCTCCGACGAGATCGTCGGCGGCGGGCCGGCCGTCACCGAGCTGCCCTACGTCAACGTCGGACGCTGGCTCGCGGCGCACGACTTCCCGATCCCGCGCCTCTGGCACGACGCGGCCGCCGACGAGGGCCTGCTGCTCGTCGAGGACGTCGGCGACACGACGCTGTTCGCGGCGACATGCGGCGACCCCGCGCGCACCGAGCCGCTCTTCGCGGGCGCGGTCGATCTCCTCGTCGCGCTCCAGGTCGCGGGCGCGCGCGCGCCCGATCCCGCCTGCTACGCGTTCCACCGGCGCTTCGACGCGGCGTTGGCGCGCGCGGAGCTCGAGCACTTCGTCGACCACGGCGTCGAGACCCGTCATGGTCGGGTGCTGCCGGCGGCGGAGCGGCGCGCGCTGCTGCGCGCCCTCGAGCCCGTCGTCGCCCCCTTCGAGGACGCCGCGACCGTCCTCTCGCACCGCGACTACATGGCCTGGAACGTCCACATACAGGACGGGCGGCTGCGCCTCATCGACTTCCAGGACGCGCTGTGCGCGCCCGACGCCTTCGACCTCGCGCAGCTGCTCACCGATCGCACGACGCCGGAGCGGATCGACGTCGCCCTCGAGCAACGGCTGATCGCGCGCTTCGTCGCCGCGCGCGCCGCCGCCGGCTGGCCGGTGCCCTCCGGCTTCGAGGAGCGCTATCGTCTGTGCGCGCTCCAGCACGCGTTCAAGGTGATCGGGCGCTTCTGGTACCTCGAGCGCGTGAAGGGCAAGCCCGGCTACTTCGCGTACCTGCCCGCCGTGTACGGGCTCGCCCGCCGCCTCCTCGCCGCGACGCCGGCGCTGGCACCGATCCGGCCACGGCTCGCCGCGCTGGTGCCCGAGCTCGCGCCGTCATGA